In Ramlibacter sp., the sequence CGACCTGCCCCGCTCGGCCGTGGACTATGTGCACCGCATCGGCCGCACGGGCCGCGCGGGCGAGACCGGCCTGGCGGTCAGCTTTGTCAGCGCCGGCACCGAGGCCCACTTCCGGTTGATCGAAAAACGCCAGGGCCTGAGCCTGCCGCGTGAACAGGTGCCGGGTTTTGAGCCGGCTGAGCTGCCCGTGACCGAAGCGGCAGGCGAGACGACCCACCCGGCCGCGCCCGGCAATGGCGGCATCAAGGGCAAGCGCCCGAGCAAGAAGGACAAGCTGCGCGCGGCGGCCGCAGCGGCAGCGGCAGGTAAGGACCAGGGCGGCTGAGTTCGCTCAGTCCTGCGTGGTGAGATCGCCAGCCGCGCCTTCAGCAGCAGCTTCGCCGGGCGCACGGGCCTTGCGCTTCGCCGCGCGGGCCAGGATTTCAACGTAGGCCGTGGCGGCGCCTTCACGCGCCGCGCCATCGAGCAGGCCAATGAGCGTGGCCAGGTGCGCGGGAACGGCATCGTCCGCCGTGGCGCCAAACCGGCAGTCAAAGTCCCAATAGTCCATGCCTTCGGGCAAGGCGCGACGGCGCTCGCGCTTGAGGTATTTGCGGATCTCGTGCTTGACGGCGTCCAGGACGCGGTCAGGGTTCTTGCCCTCGGGGCGAAGCGGGAAAGTTTTTCTCATGGGCGATGGTACCGCGCCGATCCCTGCGCCGCCCCAAGGCGCGAAAGCCCCCCGGGGGCAGCGACCCACGCGAAGCGGGGGAGCGTGGGGGCTCTAGGAACCCGTCGGGCCGCCCAGCAGGCGCTGCAGTTCGCCGCTGGCGATCAGCGCCTTGAGGTCGGTCGCGCCGCCCACCAGGGTGCCCTTGACGAACACCATGGGAAAGGTCGGCCAGCCAGTCCACATCTTCAGGGCGTTGCGCTCGCGCCAGGTGTTCAGGTAGTTGCCATATTCCAGATAGCGGTAAGGCACGCCGGCGTCGTCCAGCGCCTTGCGGGCCTGGCGCGGAAACGGGTTGATGCCCATGCCCACCACCACCACGTCGGTGCTGCCCACGGCGTCCATCACCTCCTGCACGATGGCCTGCTGGTGGCCCGCGATCTTGCTGCGGATGGCGGGGTGGATCTGGGCTTCGTCAAGAATCGGGCGTGGCATGGGGGCTCCTCAGGCTCGGGAGCGCTCACGGTAGCACAGGCCCGGCGCGGGGCCGGCGGCGACCGACCCCGTTGCAGGGCCATCGCATCGGGCCGATACTTTGGCGATGCCTGACCCAGCAGACCCCACCACCCCCACCCCCTCCCCCGCCGACCGGCCGCGCACCCCGCGCCTGGAGAAATGGCTAATGGCGCTGGTGGTGCTGGCCATTGCCGTGCTGGCCGTGCGGGGCGTGCGCTCGGGGCCCGAGCCCGCCGTGCTGCTGCCCCCGCCGGCCCTGGACATCGCCGCCAGCGAAAGCACAAGCCCCCAGACCCTGGTGCTGGCCGGTGGCTGCTTCTGGGGCGTGCAGGCCGTGTTCCAGCACACGCGCGGCGTGCTCAATGCGGTGTCGGGTTACGCCGGTGGCACGCAGGCCAGCGCCAATTACGAGGAGGTCAGCAGCGGGCGCAGCGGCCACGCCGAGGCGGTGCAGATCACCTACGACCCCAGACAGGTGTCACTGGGGCAGTTGCTGCAGGTGTATTTCTCGGTCGCGCATGACCCGACGCAGCGCGACCGCCAGGGCCCCGACATCGGCAGCCAGTACCGCTCGGCCATTTTCTACGGCGATGCGCGCCAGCTGGAAGTCGCCCAGCGCTACATCGCCCAGCTGGACCAGGCCAGGGTGTTTGGCAGCGGCATTGCCACGGAACTGGCGGCGCTCAAGGGCTTCTACCCGGCCGAAGCGCACCACCAGGACTACGCGACCAACTTCCCCTCGGTGCCCTACATCGCCACCTTCGACCGGCCCAAGATCAATCACCTGAAGCAGGCGTTTCCGGCGCTGTACCGCGAGACGCCGGTGCTGGTGGCCCGGGCTGGTCCAGCAGCGGGAAGTTGAGCAGCCGCGTGGCGATCACGGTTTCGGTCAGGAAGCACAGCAGCGCCAACAGGAAACACGCCACGCCCGAGAGGAAGCCGCCGATGGCCCAGCGGCTGCTCTGGAAGGCCGTGGTCTCGCCCAGAAACAGCAGGATGATGGTCAGCCCGATCAGGAAGGCGCAGGTGGTCAGCAGCGCGATGCAGCCGTTGGCCAGCCGGCCGCGCAGTCGCAGTTCGCCCAGCTCCACGGCGGCGCGCGCCAGCTGCCCGGGGTCGGCGGCGGCGCGGGCCCGGTCTTCCACCAGGCGCGCGCGGTCGATGATGCGGGCCAGCCGTCCGGCGACCGCGCCGATCATGCCCGACACCGCGGTGAGCAGGAACACGGGCGCGACGGCCAGCTGGATGCCGTGGGTGATGGTGTCGGAGTCGAGCGGAAAAGCCATGGTCAAGCGGATCAAAGTCCGGATTTTGCTACATTTTCAATAGCGCACAGTGGCCGCCCCGTCTGGACTTCAGGCACTTTTGTCATCGAATTGGGCCTGAACCGGCGCCCGGGCCTCTGGCTGGCGGCTGAAACACCACGGGCTCCTTGCCCACGGGCCGCACCACCACCGAATTGGCCATCTTGTCGTGCCAGCCCTGCTTGCGCCGGTCAAACGCGATCCACAGATAGCCCAGGCCCAGCGCCAGGAACGACACGATGTAGCCCACATAGCGGATGCACGATTGCGTGGGGGTCAGCGGCGCGCCGGTGTCGGCGTCGACGATGCGCGCCGAAATCGCCATCTTGCCGGGCGTGGCCCCCAGGTAGACCCAGAAGCCGATCACCAGCACCGCCGGCAGCACCAGGTTGATCAGCAGGTCGGCCGTGCCCTGGAAACCCACGCCCGTGGGCGACGACAGCCGGCCGTAGATCAGCCAGGTCAGCGGCAGCGTCACCAGCAACTGCAGGACGATGTCGATCAGCGACGCGCCCAGCCGGGGCCAGAAGCCGACGTATTCGAGGTGGGAATCCTGCATGGTGTGGGCCTTCGGTGTCTGATGATCAGTGGCCGGCCCGCGCCGCGGCCCCGCCGCCCACGGCCCGCCGCACCACGCCGCCAATGGTCAGGCCCTGGCCCAGGATGGAGAACACCACGATGCAGTAGGTCAGTGCCACGATCAGGTCGCGCGCCGGCCCGGCCGGCAGCGACAATGCCAGCGCCACCGAGATGCCGCCGCGCAGGCCGCCCCAGGTCAGCACCCGCGCCGCGCCCTTGGGCAGGTGAAAGAACTTCTTCAGCAGCGTGACCGGCAGGCCCACGGTGAGCCCGCGCGCCAGCAGCGTGATGACCAGGGCCAGGCCGGCCGCGGCCAGCACGCTGGCCGAGAACGCCACTACCAGCACCTCCATGCCGATCAGCACGAACAGCACGGCGTTGAGGATTTCGTCCAGCAGCTCCCAGAACATGTCGATGTAGCGGCGCGTGGTGTCGGACATGGCCAGCGCCCGGCCGTGGTTGCCGATCATCAGCCCGGCCACCACCATGGCCAGCGGACCCGACACATGCAGCCGGGTGGCCAGCGCGTAACCGCCCATCACGGCGGCCAGCGTGATCAGCACCTCGACCTGGTAGTTGTCCACGCTGCGCAGCAGCCGGAAGGTGATGTAGCCCAGCACCAGCCCGTACAGCAGGCCGCCACCGGCCTCGTGCGCCAGCAGCTGCGCGCCGTGGCCCCAGGTGGGTGTCTCGCCCGTGGCCAGCATGCCCAGCAGCAGCGAGAAGATGACGACGCCCACGCCGTCGTTGAACAGCGATTCGCCGGCGATCACCAGCTCCAGGTCGCGCGGCGCACCCGCGGTCTTGAGGATGCCCATCACCGCGATCGGGTCGGTGGGTGAAATCAGCGCGCCGAACAGCAGGCAGTAGATCAGCGGCAGCTGCAACCCGGTCAGGGGCAGCAGCAGCCAGGTGCCCAGCCCCACCACCAGCGTGGAGACCGTGGTGGCCAGCACGGCAAGCGTGCCCACCTGCCAGCGCCAGGCGCGCAGCTCGCTCAAATCCACATGCAGCGCGCCGGCGAACAGCAGGAGCGACAGCATGCCCTGCATCAGCACGTCGGAAAAATCGATGGAGCGCAGCAGCGACTCTTCGTACTGGCGCAGCCCGAAATCAATGCCCGCCAGATCCAGCCCGATCAGGGCCAGCGACATCAGCAGCGCCGCGGCCATGACCCCGATGGTGGTGGGCAGGCCCACGAAGCGGTGGTTCAGGTAGGCCAGGACGGCGGTGACAACCAGGCAGGTGGCAACAATGTCAAGCATGGGGCGCGGGCAGTCTCGGGTGGCTCGGACGCCAAGGGTAACGCACCTGCATGACGCGCGGGGCAAGGGCGCCGGCGGCCAAAGCCGGCGGCGGCCTCAGTCGAGCAGGGAGGCCTCGAGCGCGGACTGCAGCGTCACGGCCACGGCGGCGATCTCCTGGGCCTTGTCCTGCCCGTTGATGATGCGCCGCGCGCCCAGGTAGTCGCAGGTGGTGGCGTTGATGTAGCCGGCCAGCTTGCGGCCCGTGAACATGCCCGCGCGCATGCCCAGCGACATGATGCGGTAGGCGTTGAGCGGCTCCAGCACCAGCGCGGGCTGGGTCACAAAGGCCGTGCCCAGGCCCAGCGCGGCGCTCAGGCGGGTGTAATTGGCGCGGCCCGTGATCTGCACGTAGCCGCGTCCCTTGAAGCGCAGGCCGTCGCCCGTCTGGGTGTTGCCCAGCCGCACGCTGAGCGCAGTGGGCCGTTCATATTTGGCGAAGTACGAGTCGGCGCCGTACTCGGTCACCGGGTGGAAGGTGTTGGCGCATTCATGCTTGACCGTGGCCAGCATGTAGGCCACCCAGCGCAGGTCGGTGATGTCGGGGTCGAGCTGGACGCTGGCCAGCAGCGCGTCCAGCCCCTGGTACTGCGAGGCCGTGAGCGGCGCGATGGCGGACTCGTAGCGGGCCGCGAAGGCCTGGTGGTCGAAATACATGGTGCCGGCCTCGTGCTCAGGGGGCCGCCATCCGGTACACATCGACCATGGCATTGGAGCCACTGACCAGCATCACGCCCGACCAGACCAGGGTGCCGCCCGCCGGTGCCGCCGTGCCACCCGCCTGCAGCTTGAGCGCCGCCGGAATGGCGCCAGCCTCTTCAAAGGTCACCAGGTTGGTGATGGTGCCATCGACCGCGGTGAGCTGGCTGCGCTGGAACTCGCTGGCCAGCGCCTCCTCGCCGCGCAGGGCGTTCTGGATCTTGGCCAGCGTGTTGCTGCCGCTGACGGTCATGTGGTATGTGGACATGAAAGGCCTCCTGGGTCACAGCTTGCTTCTGATTTCCTTGGCCAGATCGGGCCGGGCGCGCAGCACGCGCCTGAAGTTGTCGCCCAGCGAGGCCCTGGCCTGCTCGACCGTGCCCTGTGGCAGACCCTCCAGCCCCAGCAGCTTGAGCAGCTTCTGGTTCTGCGCGAGGTCGCCGCTCTTGATGGCGGCAAGAACGGCGTTGGTCACCGCGGCGCGGTCGTCGATCTGGGCATCGGTCAGCGCGGGCGCCTCGCCCAGCGATGTCAGCGCCTGATCGGCGCGGGCCTCGCGCGCCGAGGCACTCGCATGCACGGCCGCCACGGCCGCGTTGAGCGTGCCGGCGGCGTAGTAGGCATGGGTGTCGGCCACCGCCTGCGTGAAGCTGTAGTCTTCCAGCGGCTTCTTCACGCCCTCCAGGATCTGCAGCAGCACCTCCTTGCGCTGCGCGTTCATGGTGGCCACCAGGGCCGAGGTGGTCTTTTCGTAAAAATAGTTCTTGTCCACCACGGCCCGCGAGCCCGAAACGCCCGCCGCCATGGCCGCGAGGTTGGTCTTGGCCCGCGCGCCCAGGGCCGTGGTGCCCAGCAGGTTCAGGCCCAGCACCAGCATCTCCGAGGCGGTGTCGATCTGCTGCTTGTCGGCGGTCAGGTCGCTGATGAACTGGATGTAGGCCAGATTGGCCATGGCCACGCGCGCATCGACAAAGGCGTTGCGCCGCGCCATGGTGGGCGTGCCCGCGTAGTAGGACGTGACCGAGGCCGTGGTGCTCAACGAGGCGCGCAGCGCGGTCATGTCGGCCTCGACGCTGTACGCCGGGTCGGGCGAGCCGCCATGGCGCAGGCTGGAGCAGCCCGTGAGCAGTGCGGCCGCGCCCAGCAAGGCCCAGACCATCCATCGTTTGACGATTTGCATCTTCCCTCCCCCTCCCCGCCCCGGCGGGCGCGATGGCCGCAATGTACGGGGGAAGATGGCGCCGCGCATCCCCTAAATTGGGGAGGCGGCCGGACCTCAGGCCGACGACTCGTCGCGCACGAAGACGATGCCGGGCTGCTTGAACTCGCGGTCGTAGCTGAGCAGGTGGGTCTGCTCGGTCACCTGGCCGGATTTTTCCCGGATGGTGGCGTGAACCTCG encodes:
- a CDS encoding glutaredoxin; the protein is MPRPILDEAQIHPAIRSKIAGHQQAIVQEVMDAVGSTDVVVVGMGINPFPRQARKALDDAGVPYRYLEYGNYLNTWRERNALKMWTGWPTFPMVFVKGTLVGGATDLKALIASGELQRLLGGPTGS
- the msrA gene encoding peptide-methionine (S)-S-oxide reductase MsrA; this encodes MALVVLAIAVLAVRGVRSGPEPAVLLPPPALDIAASESTSPQTLVLAGGCFWGVQAVFQHTRGVLNAVSGYAGGTQASANYEEVSSGRSGHAEAVQITYDPRQVSLGQLLQVYFSVAHDPTQRDRQGPDIGSQYRSAIFYGDARQLEVAQRYIAQLDQARVFGSGIATELAALKGFYPAEAHHQDYATNFPSVPYIATFDRPKINHLKQAFPALYRETPVLVARAGPAAGS
- a CDS encoding DUF2721 domain-containing protein, yielding MAFPLDSDTITHGIQLAVAPVFLLTAVSGMIGAVAGRLARIIDRARLVEDRARAAADPGQLARAAVELGELRLRGRLANGCIALLTTCAFLIGLTIILLFLGETTAFQSSRWAIGGFLSGVACFLLALLCFLTETVIATRLLNFPLLDQPGPPAPASRGTAPETPASGD
- a CDS encoding RDD family protein yields the protein MQDSHLEYVGFWPRLGASLIDIVLQLLVTLPLTWLIYGRLSSPTGVGFQGTADLLINLVLPAVLVIGFWVYLGATPGKMAISARIVDADTGAPLTPTQSCIRYVGYIVSFLALGLGYLWIAFDRRKQGWHDKMANSVVVRPVGKEPVVFQPPARGPGAGSGPIR
- a CDS encoding sodium:proton antiporter; translation: MLDIVATCLVVTAVLAYLNHRFVGLPTTIGVMAAALLMSLALIGLDLAGIDFGLRQYEESLLRSIDFSDVLMQGMLSLLLFAGALHVDLSELRAWRWQVGTLAVLATTVSTLVVGLGTWLLLPLTGLQLPLIYCLLFGALISPTDPIAVMGILKTAGAPRDLELVIAGESLFNDGVGVVIFSLLLGMLATGETPTWGHGAQLLAHEAGGGLLYGLVLGYITFRLLRSVDNYQVEVLITLAAVMGGYALATRLHVSGPLAMVVAGLMIGNHGRALAMSDTTRRYIDMFWELLDEILNAVLFVLIGMEVLVVAFSASVLAAAGLALVITLLARGLTVGLPVTLLKKFFHLPKGAARVLTWGGLRGGISVALALSLPAGPARDLIVALTYCIVVFSILGQGLTIGGVVRRAVGGGAAARAGH